The following proteins come from a genomic window of Bradysia coprophila strain Holo2 unplaced genomic scaffold, BU_Bcop_v1 contig_138, whole genome shotgun sequence:
- the LOC119073792 gene encoding calmodulin-binding transcription activator 1 isoform X7, translated as MAGYRPMPPSSPMLSHQNNRGPIYHHPMNNHGIVYPPHTMNGPINMHGQHNTHHHHLMTRHHMGQQPRQMLHHSGITMTPKVMPLNANGEPISLADNLESLPRADHFPTQRHRWNTNEEIAAILISFDKHSEWQSKEVRTRPKSGSMLLYSRKKVRYRRDGYCWKKRKDGKTTREDHMKLKVQGTECIYGCYVHSAILPTFHRRCYWLLQNPDIVLVHYLNVPYPDDNKMAVITPSLALWGDKKEWTKEELVSQLKPMFFSEDEPDANNEIEISKFQTAETVEAIVSQLMEKQRLARQAALVKQLECGCPDSTCADGKSCSHPMRRITAKTTNEKRQENNNQVSSTTPNVLIGSRLYSRWVDRRGRDQLTEITNPSTANGPIHFQVIPTSSQTHTISNQLITRTNSNMTNSNNSSINPTNNHQLSNTTNSTNHINISNRNHTGGSGNNQMTINTSHNQNISNNNGNGQMSAVVSHSNQISLTCSSNSNFNITNNDGHISMTTTASNQNQQQHQQSIIDSGNVVNHRSNVISGNNNRMGSTPIVTSAPPLVLSLSQIQGTNGSLLILNGQQQSFVCQTQQNHQLQQQNSQQRKQKDDNKMLSQSSITPNLIPKQEIMESSSSMSSAKMDHNYENMSYSSTQQNTPIPSPAKSNANPGNRSKDMHDTMPFFNETLELSQEDIQKTLSANMPLGGHNVETIGGEINPMDFINNYDVGSVGKYPELNRCGRLLESNHFEGAGPSVNDDDVFVNLDAFDMFVEFPDLVELDSKNHFLSASETTEQNSGDKVSNENSNCTNVQNNESHQEICNISDYSPEWAYTEGGVKVLVTGPWDSNSNYTVLFDAFPVPTTIVQCGVLRCYCPAHEVGLATLQVACDGYVISNSVIFEYKLPPNVETACEGSANDSLYKLSLYNRLESIDERLQIKTEPKDASDDTLQLNQPNFEERLVNYCQMLTSKQWRSMTPGSWTSGYKGMTLLHLASALGYAKLVGTMLTWRADNPSIILETEIDALSQDNMGYTPLMWSCARGHQETATILYKWNYDALNIKNRSQQTPVEVAKINGFKGLAIELERLDLHRNQSNQSLSYHLNSINKSNLTNQSLQNHNYAYNSSNSRCTKSINAATNSILYTQSYSSASSPTSNKDNNNELCSNNGNNNGIDAESSLCSSPLSMGSVTSLNSNRSHDGVFLRPGAVSSSQSPPAARLTKRPSVDSGINMDVRTASRSGKIIREQQLKLTRFDRSMSLPVSNSPISFATSDTIDTFSISIDSAMEGSSFNSTANTSISNISLLSPLRKMDFALCEVSAENSSPIMDQPSISDDEDSRHPDNDMTEGGVVGESDAKVLTLAEQIIAAMPERIKNESVEMMSLGSPISESLNVDTPSISVLNDTFMEPLLDSLPSSNFDQEFNSEFNFEFSDHNYRYHDVGTPCSSLSPASSGPLQSPASYSVQPDPPMSSPSPPPTTEDFTEFLQASSAMLKPFEADFSNLTLSDLEQRELYEAAKCIQKAYRSYKGRKKLEEQDKERSAAIIIQNYYRRYKQYAYYRQMTHAALVIQNGYRSYCENKRFKKSQNQSSSTVTTQDSQFTNYYKHYQHEQHQPNSGTTSKEPSPSGPLKRTYSQRTQNQAARKIQQFMRQSKMKLQRERAEKEKLVRQRRAEYLQNLYHGPPGPQYKDPSENTTSDTQPSIQFWNV; from the exons atggctGGTTATAGACCGATGCCACCATCGTCACCAATGCTATCGCATCAAAATAATCGAGGTCCAATTTACCATCATCCGATGAATAACCATGGAATTGTTTATCCACCCCATACAATGAATGGGCCTATTAACATGCACGGACAACATAAtacacatcatcatcatttgaTGACGAGACATCATATGGGACAGCAACCTAGACAAATGTTACATCACAGTGGTATCACAATGACACCGAAAGTGATGCCATTAAATGCGA ATGGTGAACCAATCTCTTTGGCGGACAACTTGGAAAGTTTACCACGTGCTGACCATTTTCCCACGCAACGACATCGTTGGAATACAAATGAG GAAATAGCAGCGATTTTAATCAGCTTCGATAAACATTCTGAATGGCAGTCAAAGGAAGTTCGGACGAG ACCGAAAAGTGGATCAATGTTATTGTACTCCAGAAAGAAAGTGCGATATCGGCGTGATGGATATTGCTGGAAGAAACGAAAGGATGGAAAAACTACACGTGAAGATCATATGAAATTGAAAGTACAAGGCACAGAG TGTATCTACGGTTGTTATGTGCATAGTGCAATTCTTCCAACATTTCATCGCAGATGTTACTGGCTATTACAG AATCCGGACATCGTTCTCGTCCATTACCTAAATGTCCCATATCCCGATGATAATAAAATGGCTGTTATAACTCCAAGCTTAGCGTTGTGGGGTGATAAGAAGGAATGGACGAAGGAGGAATTGGTCAGTCAGTTAAAACCGATGT TTTTTAGTGAAGACGAACCGGATGCcaataatgaaattgaaatttcg AAATTTCAAACGGCTGAGACTGTCGAAGCAATTGTTAGTCAATTGATGGAAAAGCAAAGACTAGCTCGACAGGCAGCACTGGTTAAGCAACTAGAATGTGGTTGCCCGGATTCGACTTGTGCCGACGGTAAATCGTGTTCGCACCCAATGCGACGTATTACGGCAAAAACCACAAACGAGAAGCGccaagaaaataataatcaagTATCCAGCACTACACCGAATGTTTTGATTGGTTCACGG CTATATTCAAGATGGGTTGATCGTCGTGGCCGAGACCAGTTAACTGAAATTACAAATCCTTCCACAGCCAATGGTCCTATACATTTCCAAGTCATTCCTACTTCTTCTCAAACACATACCATTTCTAATCAACTTATAACTAGAACTAATTCAAATATGactaattcaaataattcttCAATTAATCCCACCAATAATCACCAATTATCGAATACAACCAATTCAACTAATCACATAAATATATCGAATCGTAATCATACCGGTGGAAGTGGAAATAATCAAATGACCATCAATACCAGCCACAATCAAAATATCTCAAACAACAATGGTAATGGCCAGATGTCGGCCGTTGTATCTCATTCCAATCAAATTAGTCTCACCTGCAGTAGTAATAGTAATTTCAATATAACAAACAACGATGGTCATATTTCGATGACGACAACAGCGTCTAATCAAAATCAACAGCAGCATCAACAGTCGATAATTGATAGTGGTAATGTTGTCAATCATCGTTCAAATGTAATTAGTGGCAACAATAATCGAATGGGCAGTACACCGATTGTAACATCAGCTCCTCCATTGGTATTAAGTTTGTCACAG ATCCAAGGAACAAATGGAAGTCTTCTTATCCTCAACGGTCAACAACAGTCTTTCGTTTGTCAGACGCAACAGAATCATcaattacaacaacaaaattcgcaacaacgaaaacaaaaagacGATAACAAAATGTTATCCCAATCCTCCATCACTCCGAACTTGATTCCGAAGCAAGAAATAATGGAGTCATCGTCGTCCATGTCATCGGCTAAGATGGATCATAATTATGAAAACATGAGCTATTCATCTACGCAACAAAATACTCCGATTCCGAGTCCAGCAAAATCCAATGCCAATCCAGGTAATAGAT CCAAAGACATGCACGACACCATGCCATTTTTCAACGAAACGCTCGAATTATCTCAAGAAGATATTCAGAAAACGCTAAGCGCTAATATGCCACTCGGCGGTCACAATGTTGAGACAATCGGCGGTGAAATTAATCCGATggatttcataaataattatgATGTCGGTAGCGTCGGTAAGTACCCAGAGCTCAACCGATGTGGAAGGCTATTAGAAAGCAATCATTTTGAAGGTGCTGGTCCGTCTGTCAACGATGACGATGTATTTGTGAACCTCGACGCATTCGATATGTTCGTTGAGTTTCCCGATTTGGTTGAACTGGATTCGAAAAACCATTTCCTTTCGGCGTCTGAAACAACCGAACAGAATAGCGGCGACAAAGTGTCGAATGAAAATTCCAATTGTACGAATGTACAGAATAATGAATCTCATCAGGAAATATGTAACATTTCCGACTACAGTCCGGAATGGGCATACACGGAGGGAGGTGTTAAGGTTCTTGTGACCGGACCATGGGATTCGAATTCCAATTATACAGTGCTGTTTGATGCATTCCCTGTTCCTACTACCATTGTACAATGTGGTGTTCTTCGTTGCTACTGTCCAGCACACGAAG TCGGCTTAGCGACACTACAAGTGGCTTGTGATGGATATGTGATATCGAATTCGGTGATTTTCGAATATAAACTGCCGCCAAACGTTGAGACTGCTTGTGAAGGATCTGCTAATGATAGTTTGTATAAGTTAAGCTTGTATAATAGACTAGAGTCCATTGACGAACGATTGCAAATTAAGACGGAACCAAAGGATGCG tCGGACGATACTCTCCAGTTGAATCAACCGAATTTTGAGGAGCGGCTGGTTAATTACTGTCAAATGCTTACATCGAAGCAATGGCGATCGATGACACCCGGCTCGTGGACATCCGGCTACAAAGGGATGACATTACTGCATTTGGCATCGGCTCTTGGATACGCCAAATTAGTTGGTACGATGTTAACATGGCGAGCGGATAATCCCAGTATCATACTGGAAACGGAAATCGATGCGTTGAGTCAAGACAACATGGGATACACTCCATTG ATGTGGTCGTGTGCCCGGGGTCACCAAGAGACGGCaacaattttgtataaatggAACTACGACGCACTGAACATTAAAAATCGCTCACAGCAGACACCTGTTGAAGTGGCTAAAATAAATGG ttTCAAAGGTCTTGCAATCGAATTGGAGCGTTTAGATTTACATCGAAATCAATCTAATCAATCACTTTCTTATCACTTAAATTCTATTAACAAATCCAATTTAACCAATCAATCTCTACAAAATCATAATTATGCCTACAATTCCTCTAATTCACGTTGTACAAAATCGATAAATGCAGCAACAAACAGCATACTATACACGCAATCATACTCAAGCGCCTCATCGCCAACATCCAATAAGGATAACAACAACGAACTGTGTAGCAATAACGGAAATAATAATGGCATCGATGCGGAATCATCGCTATGTTCATCGCCACTGTCAATGGGGTCGGTAACGTCACTAAACAGTAATCGAAGTCATGATGGTGTATTTTTACGACCTGGCGCTGTGTCAAG CAGTCAGAGCCCACCAGCTGCCAGACTAACAAAGCGACCATCGGTCGACAGTGGAATTAATATGGATGTACGAACGGCTTCACGCAGTGGAAAAATTATACGAGAACAGCAGCTCAAATTAACGAG ATTCGATCGCAGCATGTCCTTACCTGTGTCGAATTCCCCCATATCCTTTGCAACTTCCGATACCatcgacacattttcaataTCAATTGATTCGGCAATGGAAGGATCTAGCTTCAATAGTACTGCGAATACTTCAATTAGCAACATTTCGCTTCTGTCGCCGTTGAGGAAAATGGATTTTGCCCTGT gCGAAGTATCGGCAGAAAATTCAAGTCCCATAATGGATCAACCATCGATCTCCGATGACGAAGATAGCCGTCATCCGGATAATGATATGACGGAGGGAGGGGTTGTAG gGGAATCCGATGCGAAAGTATTAACGTTAGCCGAACAAATCATTGCGGCTATGCCTGAACGCATCAAAAACGAATCGGTCGAAATGATGTCATTGGGCAGTCCAATATCGGAGTCGCTAAATGTGGACACACCCAGTATCAGTGTTTTGAACGATACATTCATGGAGCCTCTGCTTGATTCACTACCCAGCAGCAATTTCGATCAAGAATTCAATTCTGAATTCAATTTCGAATTCAGTGATCACAATTACCGTTATCATGACGTCGGAACACCGTGCTCCAGTCTAAGTCCAGCTAGTTCTGGTCCACTGCAAAGTCCAGCTAGCTACTCGGTTCAACCAGATCCACCGATGAGTTCGCCGAGCCCACCGCCAACAACGGAAGATTTTACCGAATTTTTACAGGCATCTAGTGCAATGCTGAAACCGTTTGAAGCGGATTTTTCGAATCTAACTTTAAGTG ATCTCGAGCAGCGAGAGCTGTATGAAGCCGCTAAATGCATCCAAAAGGCTTATCGGTCATACAAAGgccgaaaaaaattagaaGAACAAGACAAAGAACGGTCAGCTGCTATTATCATTCAAAACTATTATCGACGTTACAAACAA TATGCATATTATCGCCAAATGACGCATGCTGCACTTGTCATCCAAAACGGATACCGATCGTACTGTGAGAATAAAAGATtcaaaaaatcgcaaaatcaAAGCTCTTCCACTGTAACCACTCAAGATTCACAGTTTACAAATTACTACAAACATTATCAGCATGAGCAACATCAACCGAATTCCGGTACAACATCGAAAGAGCCCAGTCCATCCGGCCCATTAAa GAGAACCTACTCGCAACGAACACAGAATCAAGCAGCGAGAAAAATTCAGCAATTCATGAGACaatcgaaaatgaa actgCAGAGAGAGCGAGCCGAAAAAGAGAAGCTGGTCCGCCAACGCCGAGCGGAGTACCTCCAAAACTTGTATCACGGTCCACCCGGGCCTCAGTACAAAGATCCaag TGAGAATACGACTTCAGACACTCAAccatcaattcaattttggaatgtctaa